A single genomic interval of Koleobacter methoxysyntrophicus harbors:
- a CDS encoding type IV pilus twitching motility protein PilT, with product MITDIIKSALDQKASDIHLTEGLPPVFRINGRLAVQRQFDVFSAGALAETAKQLLGENYENYGQKRSFDFSFHAEGRRFRGHVFKQRGADAVVLRVIPAEVPTVDQLLLPESVKKFTSLRDGLVLVTGPTGSGKSTTLAALINEINRAQEKHIITIEDPVEFIHPHRRCIVNQREVGTDVENFADAVRSAMREDPDILLVGEMRDLETIQNAITMAETGHLVFATLHTRSAAETIDRIIDVFPPVQQQQIRVQLSSILQGIISQCLVPAVSGGRVPVCEVMFATDGIKSIIKENGPHSSIKDQILLNHRKLGSCTYEQSLAALYKRGLIDRDTALEHAKDIETFKRMVQR from the coding sequence TTGATAACAGACATAATAAAATCCGCACTTGACCAGAAAGCATCGGATATTCATCTTACCGAAGGCCTGCCGCCCGTCTTCAGAATTAACGGCAGGCTCGCTGTACAGCGTCAGTTTGATGTTTTTTCTGCAGGGGCTCTGGCTGAAACGGCAAAACAGCTTCTAGGGGAGAATTACGAAAATTACGGTCAAAAACGGAGTTTTGATTTTTCCTTTCATGCCGAAGGCCGGAGGTTCAGGGGGCATGTCTTTAAACAGAGGGGTGCAGATGCCGTCGTTCTCCGCGTGATACCCGCGGAGGTCCCGACAGTCGATCAGCTTCTGCTTCCCGAATCCGTAAAAAAATTCACGTCTTTAAGAGACGGGTTGGTGCTGGTTACGGGCCCGACGGGCAGCGGCAAATCAACGACACTTGCTGCATTAATAAACGAAATTAACAGGGCGCAGGAAAAACATATCATCACCATCGAAGACCCTGTAGAGTTTATACACCCGCACAGGCGCTGTATAGTCAACCAGCGCGAGGTGGGGACCGATGTAGAAAATTTTGCCGATGCGGTAAGAAGCGCTATGCGTGAAGACCCGGATATCCTGCTTGTCGGCGAGATGCGCGACCTGGAAACGATTCAGAACGCCATAACAATGGCCGAAACGGGCCATCTGGTGTTTGCAACCCTGCATACTCGAAGTGCTGCAGAAACTATAGACAGAATTATAGACGTTTTCCCGCCGGTCCAGCAGCAGCAGATACGGGTCCAGCTGTCCAGCATACTGCAGGGGATAATAAGCCAGTGTCTTGTACCTGCAGTATCCGGTGGACGTGTGCCCGTCTGTGAAGTAATGTTTGCAACCGACGGGATTAAAAGTATTATAAAGGAAAACGGTCCGCACAGTTCTATTAAGGATCAGATTTTGCTTAATCACAGAAAACTCGGTTCGTGTACTTATGAACAAAGCCTGGCGGCCCTTTACAAAAGAGGATTGATTGACCGCGATACTGCTCTGGAACACGCAAAGGATATAGAGACATTTAAACGTATGGTTCAGCGCTGA
- a CDS encoding GLUG motif-containing protein — protein MRVFDLKLMSWGDLSELRAYIAEKEGKDPSEINFYRLDGEKLEPYILVRSSLDNYVFRNPAGELYILDPYSMPSSAGGGSSSRGPLREPAEGEIVIRTAEELAKIGRDPSYPYNGSYILMSDIDLEGFDYYGDGTGWAPIGSDSKSFTGTFDGNGFVIRNLYINRPGVSYQGLFGFVYGASISNVALESVNVTGYSNTGGLAGYIRNGSTIANSYSTGSVTGKWMNTGGLVGYTYRHDGIIDSFSTCSVTGGTYSTGGLLGRNESGWVTRCYSTGSVTGNAHVGGLVGLNLSKIIDSYSTASVTGNTRVGGLVGSNTDSEVSWAMITRSYSTGSVSGTSYAGGLVGYNVGSRVTASYWDTITSGLTTSAGGTGRTTAEMKQQSTFVDWDFDTVWQIDEGETYPYLRSNPQSPPPM, from the coding sequence GTGCGCGTATTCGACCTGAAGCTTATGTCCTGGGGCGACCTGTCGGAGCTGAGGGCATATATAGCCGAAAAGGAGGGTAAAGACCCGTCGGAGATAAACTTTTACCGGCTGGACGGCGAGAAGCTTGAGCCGTATATTCTGGTCCGCTCGAGCCTGGACAATTACGTATTCCGGAACCCCGCAGGCGAACTTTATATACTGGACCCGTATTCCATGCCTTCATCTGCCGGAGGCGGCAGTTCATCCCGCGGTCCGCTCCGCGAGCCTGCTGAAGGCGAGATAGTGATCAGGACGGCGGAGGAATTAGCGAAGATCGGCCGCGACCCGTCGTATCCGTATAACGGCAGTTATATTTTGATGTCTGACATCGACCTTGAGGGTTTTGATTATTACGGCGACGGCACGGGCTGGGCACCGATCGGCAGCGACTCAAAGAGTTTTACCGGCACCTTTGACGGTAACGGTTTTGTGATAAGGAACCTGTATATCAACCGGCCGGGTGTCAGCTACCAGGGTCTGTTCGGCTTTGTATACGGAGCATCGATTTCCAACGTGGCGCTGGAATCCGTAAACGTAACGGGCTACAGCAATACCGGAGGCCTGGCCGGATATATCCGAAACGGTTCAACCATCGCCAATTCTTATTCGACCGGCAGCGTAACCGGCAAATGGATGAATACCGGTGGGCTGGTAGGGTATACTTACCGGCATGACGGTATAATCGATTCGTTTTCAACGTGTTCAGTAACCGGCGGTACTTACAGTACCGGCGGCTTGCTTGGCCGTAATGAATCAGGTTGGGTTACAAGGTGTTATTCGACCGGCAGTGTAACCGGCAATGCCCATGTTGGCGGATTGGTGGGGCTTAATCTTTCAAAAATTATTGATTCCTATTCGACGGCCAGTGTAACCGGTAATACCCGTGTCGGCGGCCTGGTTGGCTCAAACACTGATTCAGAAGTATCGTGGGCGATGATTACCAGGTCTTATTCAACCGGCAGCGTTTCGGGTACAAGCTATGCCGGGGGTCTGGTAGGGTACAATGTTGGTTCTAGGGTTACCGCCAGCTACTGGGACACCATAACCTCCGGCTTGACGACCAGCGCCGGCGGCACGGGCAGGACGACGGCCGAGATGAAGCAGCAGTCAACCTTTGTGGATTGGGATTTCGACACCGTCTGGCAGATCGACGAGGGCGAGACGTATCCGTATCTGCGTTCCAACCCTCAGTCGCCGCCGCCTATGTAG
- a CDS encoding M23 family metallopeptidase: MKTAKWFASGIFAALLFCFTVARSLSFDLPDVEPSAGGMPDGFIPADESVIFETGPEDSSLPAFYRLTAEDIKQMERDGIVSFGRLNPMFSLTAVRAGEPEFPEIFDHLKDIGLPVDIDYFNIVSGYGMRSLDGEEEKTMHWGIDISEAGIEGQPVYAVLDGAVISARWREGYGNTVIISHENGKIRTLYAHLARIPGSIRYGTWVKKGQIIGYAGSTGSSTGPHLHFELLVTIDPVHVFLRQKNGE; the protein is encoded by the coding sequence TTGAAAACGGCAAAATGGTTTGCATCGGGGATTTTTGCAGCGCTTTTATTCTGTTTTACCGTTGCCCGTTCCTTATCTTTCGACCTGCCCGACGTTGAACCATCAGCAGGCGGCATGCCGGATGGGTTTATCCCGGCAGATGAATCAGTTATTTTCGAAACCGGGCCGGAAGACAGCAGTCTGCCTGCTTTTTACAGGCTGACAGCAGAAGACATCAAACAGATGGAACGCGACGGCATTGTTTCGTTCGGGAGGCTGAATCCGATGTTTTCGCTGACGGCAGTCAGAGCAGGGGAACCTGAATTCCCTGAAATCTTCGATCACCTGAAGGATATCGGACTGCCGGTAGATATCGACTATTTCAATATAGTTTCAGGGTACGGTATGCGGTCGCTGGACGGTGAAGAAGAGAAAACAATGCACTGGGGGATAGATATTTCGGAAGCCGGGATCGAGGGACAGCCGGTATATGCGGTCCTCGACGGTGCCGTTATATCCGCCCGCTGGCGGGAAGGTTACGGGAATACGGTAATAATAAGCCACGAGAACGGCAAAATCAGAACACTTTATGCCCATCTTGCCCGTATACCCGGCAGTATTCGATACGGGACATGGGTAAAAAAAGGTCAGATAATCGGTTATGCAGGCAGCACGGGCAGTTCTACAGGCCCGCATCTGCATTTTGAGCTGCTTGTTACGATCGACCCCGTGCATGTATTTCTACGGCAGAAAAACGGTGAATAA
- a CDS encoding type II secretion system F family protein, producing MPSPTARATSSAVFTRSTKLTAYAKAPGYKGGFVFISEKKKGDGGMLAVWRKNRKKSHQKKYVYRGYNSEKEAVSGIIEASAPGDAVRRLKSNGVTAVVYLKPVKEYALLKKLAVPALKLAAGIKRFKKSAGLVLQSAASLGAIKNSELLTALNKSAGSISSGDRIKIFLEEDITIGAPDGGDTGEHAIEKPAPGRDILNEKSAVSPKPRRPGITDGRKIPWERIRRRDTKNARISLREVRQFMKQLAVLLSSGVSLSRALVILKDGTRSRRFRGLIQQVLDDVSAGNSLSYALSRYPKQFNDLCLALVAVGETSGTLSTCLFDAADFLETQEKTLRSIKGAMAYPVIILVVVTVMLVAGSQFFIPMFADLFADLGAELPRFTRMVFAAAGLIKYIVPAVVLGFAGINLLLGRIKPLGEKYIRIRDEILLKLPLTRGFVLTGSLFYFSHIMGLMLKNGVRMIDSLMMSARTVPSAVVRAGIEDAAETVLEGVELSKALSRYSFFDSMFCSMVNTGEESGRLDYVLNYMASLYSEQLKTAVNNAIQMLQPVMILAVAAVVIPVVLAVFIPLLDLTSGQFMQG from the coding sequence ATGCCTTCCCCGACAGCAAGGGCGACCTCTTCAGCGGTCTTTACAAGATCAACTAAACTAACAGCTTATGCCAAAGCCCCTGGATACAAAGGGGGCTTTGTTTTTATTTCAGAAAAGAAGAAGGGAGATGGCGGCATGCTGGCGGTATGGAGAAAAAACAGAAAAAAATCACATCAGAAGAAATACGTGTACAGGGGTTATAACAGCGAGAAAGAAGCAGTCAGCGGCATTATTGAAGCATCTGCACCCGGAGATGCCGTACGCAGGTTAAAGAGTAACGGCGTAACTGCTGTCGTATACCTGAAGCCCGTAAAGGAATACGCACTGCTCAAAAAGCTGGCCGTTCCAGCATTGAAGCTGGCAGCGGGTATAAAGAGGTTCAAAAAAAGCGCCGGGCTTGTACTTCAGTCTGCGGCGTCCCTGGGGGCCATAAAAAACAGCGAACTGCTGACCGCGCTGAATAAATCTGCAGGGTCAATTTCCTCCGGTGATAGAATAAAAATATTCCTTGAAGAAGATATTACAATCGGGGCGCCGGACGGCGGTGATACCGGTGAGCATGCAATCGAAAAACCCGCACCTGGCCGCGATATTTTAAACGAAAAAAGTGCGGTCAGTCCAAAACCGCGCAGGCCCGGTATCACAGACGGCAGAAAAATCCCATGGGAGCGGATCCGGCGCAGGGACACAAAAAACGCCCGAATATCGCTCCGCGAGGTCCGTCAGTTCATGAAACAGCTGGCCGTGCTCCTTTCATCCGGCGTATCGCTGTCGCGCGCGCTGGTGATCCTGAAAGACGGCACACGCAGCCGGCGGTTCAGGGGGCTGATTCAGCAGGTCCTTGACGACGTAAGTGCAGGCAACTCGCTTTCCTATGCCCTGTCGCGGTACCCGAAGCAGTTTAACGACCTCTGCCTTGCGCTCGTTGCGGTAGGCGAGACATCAGGCACATTGAGCACCTGCCTGTTCGATGCCGCTGACTTTCTTGAAACGCAGGAGAAAACCCTTCGGAGCATAAAAGGAGCAATGGCCTATCCGGTAATCATCCTTGTTGTCGTAACAGTAATGCTGGTCGCCGGTTCTCAGTTTTTCATACCCATGTTTGCCGATTTGTTTGCCGATCTGGGTGCAGAACTGCCGCGATTCACACGCATGGTTTTCGCTGCAGCAGGGTTAATCAAGTATATAGTGCCCGCTGTTGTGCTGGGTTTTGCAGGGATAAACCTTTTGCTGGGCAGGATAAAGCCGCTGGGAGAAAAATACATCCGGATTCGCGACGAAATACTTCTAAAACTGCCGCTGACCCGCGGGTTCGTCCTTACCGGCTCCCTGTTTTACTTTTCGCACATAATGGGCCTGATGCTCAAAAACGGCGTCAGGATGATCGACAGCCTGATGATGTCTGCCCGCACGGTGCCCAGCGCAGTTGTCCGTGCCGGTATAGAAGATGCGGCGGAAACCGTCCTTGAGGGCGTGGAGCTGTCAAAAGCACTTTCCCGTTACTCGTTTTTCGACTCCATGTTCTGCAGCATGGTTAACACTGGCGAAGAATCCGGCAGGCTCGATTATGTGCTGAACTACATGGCATCTCTGTATTCCGAACAGCTCAAAACCGCTGTAAACAATGCAATCCAGATGCTTCAACCGGTGATGATCCTGGCTGTCGCGGCGGTAGTGATACCCGTCGTTCTTGCGGTGTTTATCCCGCTTCTCGACCTTACAAGCGGCCAGTTCATGCAGGGCTGA
- a CDS encoding type II secretion system protein, with the protein MGNLVTEVTLTTKPPRLQVGVVHSGRYKKFFWTGGRNKKNFKRRNSMFKKIRNRKGFTLIELIVVMGVLAILVAMGVPRYLGSTKDAAVTAMKADSKLLEQAAYQYALNNDDVWPAGTAIDLATTTDIADEVKTFLSNSGITGDVYEIDETLVAPYIRSTKNPISSYFIITAPGDFEGVVMSKNAFPDSKGDLFSGLYKIN; encoded by the coding sequence GTGGGGAATCTGGTAACAGAAGTTACCTTGACCACGAAGCCGCCACGTCTACAGGTGGGGGTAGTTCACTCAGGGAGGTATAAAAAATTTTTTTGGACCGGAGGGAGAAATAAAAAAAATTTTAAAAGGAGGAATTCTATGTTTAAGAAAATAAGGAACAGAAAGGGTTTTACTCTTATTGAGCTTATCGTCGTTATGGGTGTGCTTGCTATCCTGGTGGCTATGGGTGTTCCCCGTTACCTGGGCTCCACCAAAGACGCTGCCGTAACCGCCATGAAGGCCGATTCCAAGCTTCTGGAACAGGCTGCATATCAGTACGCGCTAAATAATGATGACGTATGGCCTGCCGGAACCGCAATCGACCTTGCAACTACAACTGATATAGCCGACGAAGTAAAGACTTTTCTGAGCAACAGCGGCATTACGGGAGACGTATATGAAATCGACGAAACCCTGGTAGCCCCCTATATCCGTTCTACCAAGAACCCGATCAGCAGCTACTTCATAATCACCGCACCCGGCGACTTTGAAGGGGTTGTAATGAGCAAGAATGCCTTCCCCGACAGCAAGGGCGACCTCTTCAGCGGTCTTTACAAGATCAACTAA
- a CDS encoding prepilin peptidase — protein MILLFFIFGLCMGSFYNVLALRIPAGESLFTRSHCTACNRVLNAADLVPVFSYILLRGRCRYCGSRISGIYPAGELFTGLGFAACYVLVGFDIMLPIGLGIVSAASILSVRYLTKGAPSR, from the coding sequence ATGATTCTGCTGTTTTTCATTTTCGGTTTGTGCATGGGCAGCTTCTACAACGTGCTTGCGCTCAGAATTCCCGCCGGCGAAAGCCTTTTCACCAGGTCGCACTGCACCGCCTGCAACCGCGTTTTAAATGCTGCGGACCTTGTGCCGGTATTCAGCTATATTCTACTGCGCGGCCGGTGCCGTTACTGCGGCAGCCGGATATCCGGCATTTATCCGGCAGGCGAGCTTTTTACCGGCCTGGGGTTTGCAGCATGTTATGTTTTGGTCGGGTTTGATATAATGCTTCCCATCGGGCTGGGCATAGTTTCTGCCGCATCAATTCTCAGCGTAAGATATTTAACGAAGGGGGCGCCGTCCCGTTGA
- the pilM gene encoding pilus assembly protein PilM — protein sequence MKKELVGLDIGSWSVKAAVMAGTENGPYLKYAETKKIPESGFSPSWLKSFLIDFARRHGLKRPVFCLTLPPDTQKFIIKFFTMPKLAEKELAKSIKYELESRLLQPFENTVYRWAAAEEQMKNLNIISATAEKDYLRSITVKGIRIAAVEPQPVSILRLIKGSAAVIDFGHTGTRIMIYRDGRFSHMHVSKIGGRNFTEALAEVCNDPETLKHEKGAVVKNPDIEPDEETKKLSEILNPVADELAREIKQAVRACEAREGTALETVYYTGGASKLRYLPERIGAELEQDIFPVPVGFLDETGLEFSPGIEYAPACGACLYRKSGYLSELNFRSSLRSGLEPDFRNLCIFILSFGLALQGGLYALNRQAESKAAELRSELAAVNARISDIRNRIRNSESAVIYYSETERLLAAVKESEKGTFGTRLRHIAGLTPKGVTLTEITDPGGSEVELKGKARDYSRIGCFAIALEKLGRAELEHIGADLDFVIKLTREGRGILPR from the coding sequence TTGAAAAAAGAACTTGTGGGGCTGGACATAGGCTCGTGGTCGGTAAAAGCCGCTGTTATGGCCGGGACAGAAAACGGGCCGTATCTGAAATATGCCGAAACGAAAAAGATACCCGAAAGCGGCTTTTCGCCGTCATGGTTGAAATCTTTCCTTATCGATTTCGCACGCAGGCACGGGCTGAAAAGGCCGGTATTCTGCCTGACGCTTCCGCCCGACACGCAGAAATTTATAATCAAATTTTTTACAATGCCGAAACTTGCAGAGAAGGAGCTCGCAAAGAGCATAAAATACGAGCTGGAGAGCAGGCTTCTTCAGCCTTTCGAAAACACGGTTTATCGTTGGGCGGCAGCCGAAGAGCAGATGAAAAACCTGAACATCATCTCCGCCACAGCAGAAAAGGACTACCTTCGGTCCATAACGGTAAAAGGCATCCGTATTGCGGCAGTAGAACCGCAGCCTGTATCGATTCTGCGGTTAATAAAAGGCAGTGCGGCAGTAATCGATTTCGGGCATACCGGTACCCGCATTATGATATACCGCGACGGCAGGTTTTCGCACATGCATGTTTCAAAGATCGGCGGCCGGAATTTCACGGAAGCGCTGGCAGAAGTCTGTAATGACCCTGAGACTTTAAAACACGAAAAAGGTGCCGTTGTAAAAAACCCGGATATCGAGCCGGACGAAGAAACGAAAAAGCTGTCGGAAATACTGAATCCTGTAGCCGACGAGCTTGCCCGGGAAATAAAGCAGGCGGTGCGTGCCTGTGAAGCCAGGGAAGGGACGGCTCTTGAAACCGTTTATTATACCGGCGGTGCATCAAAGCTGCGTTACCTGCCCGAACGGATAGGCGCCGAACTGGAACAGGACATCTTCCCGGTTCCCGTTGGGTTTCTGGATGAAACCGGGCTCGAATTTTCACCCGGTATTGAATATGCACCTGCCTGCGGAGCGTGCCTGTACAGAAAATCCGGCTACCTCAGCGAACTCAATTTCAGGTCATCGCTGCGCAGCGGTTTAGAGCCGGATTTCCGGAATCTCTGCATATTTATACTGAGCTTCGGGCTCGCTTTACAGGGCGGACTTTATGCGCTGAACCGGCAGGCAGAATCAAAAGCAGCTGAGCTTCGCAGCGAACTTGCTGCGGTTAACGCCCGGATATCGGACATCAGAAACAGGATACGGAACAGCGAATCAGCAGTAATCTATTACAGCGAAACAGAGAGACTTTTAGCAGCAGTAAAAGAATCAGAAAAGGGAACATTCGGCACCCGGCTCCGGCATATTGCCGGACTGACGCCTAAAGGGGTAACGCTGACAGAAATAACCGACCCCGGGGGGAGCGAGGTAGAGCTGAAGGGTAAAGCGCGCGATTATTCTCGTATAGGCTGTTTTGCTATTGCGCTGGAAAAGCTGGGCCGCGCAGAGCTGGAACATATCGGCGCAGACCTGGATTTCGTAATAAAGCTCACCCGGGAAGGTCGGGGTATACTGCCGCGTTAG
- a CDS encoding prepilin peptidase, producing the protein MLTCVIIIDFRTKTIPDIVHPVLIAGALIFRPTGLKEALIGAVLGFVLMYTVSLLGPVGGGDIKLMGSLGTWFGLRVADVFLTSFIIGLFFALFYYLKTRDRRHEVPFGPSIAAAAAILYFSGLSLLSI; encoded by the coding sequence GTGCTGACCTGCGTAATAATCATCGATTTCAGGACAAAAACCATACCCGATATCGTCCATCCCGTATTAATCGCCGGTGCACTCATCTTTCGGCCGACAGGATTAAAAGAAGCGCTGATCGGTGCCGTTCTGGGTTTTGTGCTGATGTATACCGTATCACTGCTCGGGCCTGTAGGCGGCGGCGATATAAAGCTTATGGGTTCGCTCGGAACGTGGTTCGGCCTGCGGGTAGCGGATGTTTTCCTGACATCGTTCATAATCGGGCTGTTCTTCGCCCTGTTTTACTACCTTAAAACCCGCGACCGCAGGCACGAGGTCCCGTTCGGGCCTTCGATTGCCGCCGCTGCCGCTATTTTATACTTCAGCGGGCTGTCGCTTCTAAGTATTTAA
- a CDS encoding prepilin peptidase, producing the protein MEIAVKFIPVLILLAVLSVIDIRRREVPDIAVLAVCLYGLVAGPGIRPGLSAAAPVFVTGLFIAAVTDGGLGGGDVKLLTALAFFLGGDFLLFAWFLAPLLTVILVYALITKKGLRFSVPLVPFMFAALLCTAVFCWKLPPYTIL; encoded by the coding sequence ATGGAAATAGCAGTAAAATTCATTCCGGTCTTAATACTTCTGGCCGTATTAAGCGTTATAGATATCCGCAGACGGGAGGTGCCCGATATCGCGGTGCTTGCCGTTTGTCTTTACGGCCTTGTTGCCGGCCCGGGCATCCGCCCGGGTCTTTCCGCTGCCGCACCCGTCTTCGTTACAGGTCTCTTTATTGCGGCGGTAACGGACGGCGGGCTGGGAGGCGGTGACGTCAAACTTTTAACCGCTCTGGCATTTTTTTTAGGAGGAGATTTTCTGCTGTTCGCATGGTTCCTTGCCCCGCTGCTGACAGTCATACTGGTTTACGCACTGATAACGAAAAAGGGGCTGCGGTTTTCTGTACCGCTCGTCCCGTTCATGTTTGCAGCACTTTTATGCACGGCAGTTTTCTGCTGGAAACTGCCGCCGTATACGATACTTTAA
- a CDS encoding prepilin-type N-terminal cleavage/methylation domain-containing protein, with protein MSFFHRRLFRGRSSGFTLVELIAVLAVLAVLVLIAVPGYANYRRRAEFTRLRVDARLLQEAAIRYYGSYDEWPVVRPELSDEELLQLAEHRTYNIRLDEWINLLELRQAIAEAEGKDPSDVKFYRIDYSKLLPYVRIRSDLNHFVLRNPAGEVFIIYPAMSSTGDDGSGAESPLQCIPRGPYREPAEGEIVIRTAEELAKIGRDPSYPYNGSYILMSDIDLEGFDYYGDGTGWAPIGDSALPFAGSFDGNGFMVKNLHINRPDQAGQGLFGRAQGAVIENTAVSSVNITGSQDVGALVGYLQTGQISNCCSSGRISALGTAGGLAGFNEGIISGSISKASVTGGYIGFAGGIAGSSGFSSKIIDCRSEGDISGVSKVGGIAGSLNGEILNCHAVGSVSGEARVGGLVGQIASVSYGPVIRNSYFTGTVNISGSNSYPAAGGLIGYMRYGQIDTSYFAGTVSGRDYHVGGIAGHSEYSLIYNSYSFGSVSGEEYIGGIAGYTYSTRHENCYSASAVHDTSGTAQTGGLFGQYGASNAVINTFWDTEASGCSSVAGSVSSEAYGKTTAEMKQQSTFVDWDFDIVWQIDEGETYPYLRTNPQSPPPM; from the coding sequence ATGTCTTTTTTTCACCGCAGATTATTCCGCGGCCGGTCGAGCGGCTTTACACTGGTTGAGCTGATAGCGGTGCTGGCCGTGCTTGCGGTCCTTGTATTGATCGCCGTTCCCGGTTACGCAAATTACCGCCGCCGGGCAGAATTCACGCGCCTCAGAGTCGATGCGCGGCTTTTGCAGGAAGCAGCAATCAGGTATTACGGCAGCTATGACGAATGGCCTGTAGTCCGGCCCGAACTTTCGGATGAAGAGCTTCTGCAGCTGGCCGAGCACAGAACATATAATATTCGGCTCGATGAATGGATTAACCTTTTGGAACTGAGGCAGGCAATAGCCGAAGCCGAAGGTAAGGACCCTTCGGATGTAAAGTTCTACCGTATTGATTATTCTAAACTCCTGCCGTACGTAAGAATCCGGTCGGATTTAAACCATTTCGTTCTCAGGAATCCGGCAGGTGAAGTTTTTATAATATACCCTGCGATGAGCTCCACCGGGGATGATGGTTCCGGTGCTGAAAGCCCTCTGCAGTGCATCCCACGGGGACCGTATCGCGAACCCGCCGAAGGCGAAATAGTAATCAGGACGGCGGAGGAATTAGCGAAGATCGGCCGCGACCCGTCGTATCCGTATAACGGCAGCTATATTTTGATGTCTGACATCGACCTTGAGGGTTTTGATTATTACGGCGACGGCACGGGCTGGGCACCGATCGGTGACAGCGCGCTGCCTTTTGCGGGCAGTTTCGACGGCAACGGATTCATGGTGAAAAACCTTCACATCAACCGTCCGGATCAAGCCGGGCAGGGGCTGTTCGGACGCGCACAGGGAGCTGTTATAGAAAATACAGCCGTAAGCAGTGTCAACATAACCGGCAGCCAGGATGTCGGTGCCCTGGTCGGTTATCTGCAGACCGGCCAGATCAGCAACTGCTGTTCATCCGGTCGGATCAGCGCTCTCGGAACCGCTGGCGGTCTTGCAGGCTTTAACGAAGGGATAATCAGCGGCTCTATATCAAAAGCCTCAGTAACCGGCGGTTATATAGGTTTCGCTGGCGGTATAGCAGGTTCGTCAGGATTTTCTTCAAAGATTATCGACTGCAGGTCAGAAGGCGACATTTCGGGCGTTTCAAAGGTTGGAGGAATTGCGGGCAGTCTTAACGGCGAGATACTGAACTGTCACGCTGTCGGTTCCGTATCGGGTGAGGCCCGGGTAGGCGGCCTGGTAGGACAAATTGCATCAGTAAGTTATGGCCCCGTGATACGGAATTCTTATTTCACCGGCACGGTGAATATTTCCGGAAGTAACTCATATCCTGCTGCCGGAGGATTAATCGGCTACATGCGCTACGGTCAGATCGATACAAGCTATTTTGCGGGCACCGTATCCGGAAGGGATTATCATGTCGGGGGAATAGCAGGGCACAGCGAATACTCTCTTATTTATAACTCCTATTCCTTCGGCAGCGTAAGCGGCGAAGAATACATCGGCGGTATAGCAGGTTACACCTATTCGACGAGGCACGAAAACTGCTATTCCGCATCAGCCGTGCATGATACATCCGGCACAGCCCAAACCGGGGGATTGTTTGGACAGTACGGAGCATCAAATGCCGTTATAAACACTTTCTGGGATACCGAAGCGTCGGGCTGCAGTTCTGTAGCCGGCAGCGTATCCAGTGAAGCATACGGTAAAACAACGGCCGAGATGAAGCAGCAGTCAACCTTTGTGGATTGGGATTTTGACATCGTCTGGCAGATCGACGAGGGCGAGACGTATCCGTATCTGCGCACCAACCCTCAGTCGCCGCCGCCGATGTAA